The sequence TACCCTCATCCCCTCCCCATCATCATCTACCATCAGTGTTCTGACagctctctctatctctcctcTTTCTAACTTATTCTCCAATTGTACGCCTACTCTCCATACTTGGCTGATATACCTTGCGTGCACCTTCTGATCGCCAAAACTCGGCGTACATATCATTGGAACACCTTCAGATAAACTTTCTAGGGTTGAGTTCCAACCGCAATGGCTCCAAAACCCACCCACCGCGCCATGAGCCAAAACTTCTCTTTGGGGTGCCCATTTGACAATGCAACCTCTTTCTCCAACGGCTTCTATGAAACCTTGAGGCAATGTCTCATTCCAGTCTAAACCACAAATTGAGCCAGGTCTGATCACCCACAAGAAAGGTTGATTGCTGTTAGCTAATCCCCAAGCCATTTCACTGAGTTCCTTCTCACCAATGGATGCTACACTCCCCAAGCTTACATAGATAACTGACTTATG is a genomic window of Prunus dulcis unplaced genomic scaffold, ALMONDv2, whole genome shotgun sequence containing:
- the LOC117612597 gene encoding UDP-glycosyltransferase 76E2-like, which codes for SLSLNPVPQFHPLRFKDLPTSNLDTFENYSKLAVNAGNVRTASAIIWNTVDCLEQSSLAQIQQQCQVPIFSIGPLHKIAPAASSSLLEEDTSCIAWLEKQSHKSVIYVSLGSVASIGEKELSEMAWGLANSNQPFLWVIRPGSICGLDWNETLPQGFIEAVGERGCIVKWAPQREVLAHGAVGGFWSHCGWNSTLESLSEGVPMICTPSFGDQKVHARYISQVWRVGVQLENKLERGEIERAVRTLMVDDDGEGMRVRAKDLKEKIEVCMKKGGSSYSFLNKLVELIMSL